A single region of the Polyangiaceae bacterium genome encodes:
- a CDS encoding IgGFc-binding protein has protein sequence MKKLVRALAAGPVVVFLAASCGASAGGNPGSGGGGGNSGDGGAIDGSLCGFCTLNSYTPCVNGQPGTPEECQEACAPGVGCTKCVPNSTVCVGNEVHKCAPDGNSMDELVEVCDVNAGELCGNGKCGTACEIASDQPSNVGCEFWAVDLDQQDGGGNDPASAPWGVVLSNAGQGQANVTIEINEAPPGQPLQLKAVKQVSVPAGGLEAIVLDTREIDCGTKPNDYASPGTCLSSKAHRISSSAPIVVYQFNVFANAYSNDASLLLPTSALGQIYRVIGWGAGHPFDPPPPFNFGWIDRSYVTVVGTKENTTVNVRPSWKIRGNPPIAATGPGGVITATLGPFDILNLETDNGDISDDPKTMADLSGTVVESDKPVAVFSGVESTSVPGAFDVPTFPGWDPKDTCCLDHLEEQMFPVESIGSKYVITRSPVRSTSGWKEPDVLRFLGVAETAQVTTNLPSPYDKFTLNPGDVVTTSAQENVVVTSSKPVMVGQLLISNYRIEGPYIGDPSLTVFPPVDQYRTEYVILTPQNWTKNYVVMSAPLGAQIWIDGKVSSCPKDPAGTIDTTSYESHVCPLNAGVHKLTGDMPFGIVAYGYGSAGSYAFAGGADVKRIYEPPPIR, from the coding sequence ATGAAGAAGCTGGTACGGGCGCTCGCCGCGGGCCCAGTGGTCGTGTTCTTGGCTGCGAGCTGCGGCGCATCGGCGGGTGGCAACCCCGGTTCCGGTGGCGGTGGCGGCAACAGTGGTGACGGCGGCGCCATCGACGGTTCGCTGTGCGGTTTTTGCACGCTCAACTCGTACACCCCGTGCGTCAACGGGCAGCCCGGCACACCCGAGGAGTGTCAGGAAGCCTGCGCGCCCGGCGTCGGTTGCACCAAGTGCGTACCCAACTCCACCGTGTGCGTCGGCAACGAAGTGCACAAGTGCGCGCCCGACGGCAACAGTATGGATGAGCTCGTCGAAGTCTGCGACGTGAACGCGGGCGAGTTGTGTGGGAACGGCAAGTGCGGCACGGCGTGTGAGATCGCGTCCGACCAACCTTCCAACGTCGGCTGCGAATTCTGGGCCGTGGATTTGGATCAGCAGGACGGTGGCGGGAATGACCCTGCCAGCGCGCCCTGGGGTGTGGTGCTCTCCAACGCCGGGCAAGGACAGGCCAACGTCACCATCGAGATCAACGAAGCTCCCCCAGGCCAGCCGCTGCAGCTGAAAGCCGTGAAGCAGGTGTCCGTTCCTGCAGGCGGCCTAGAGGCGATCGTGCTCGACACTCGGGAAATCGACTGCGGCACCAAGCCGAACGACTATGCGTCGCCTGGCACCTGCCTGTCGTCCAAGGCGCATCGGATCTCCAGCAGCGCTCCCATCGTGGTCTATCAGTTCAACGTGTTCGCCAACGCGTATTCCAACGACGCTTCGTTGCTGCTTCCCACCAGTGCGCTGGGGCAAATCTATCGCGTCATCGGCTGGGGCGCGGGGCACCCCTTCGATCCACCGCCCCCCTTCAACTTCGGCTGGATCGATCGCTCCTACGTCACCGTCGTGGGCACGAAGGAGAACACCACCGTCAACGTTCGTCCCAGCTGGAAGATCCGCGGCAACCCGCCCATCGCTGCCACGGGGCCGGGCGGTGTAATCACGGCCACGCTCGGGCCCTTCGACATCTTGAACCTGGAGACCGACAACGGTGACATCAGCGACGACCCCAAGACAATGGCCGATCTGAGCGGCACCGTCGTCGAATCGGACAAGCCAGTGGCCGTCTTCAGTGGCGTCGAGAGTACCTCGGTCCCAGGCGCCTTCGATGTTCCGACCTTTCCTGGATGGGATCCGAAGGACACCTGCTGCCTCGATCACTTGGAAGAGCAGATGTTTCCGGTCGAGTCCATCGGCAGCAAGTACGTGATCACACGCAGCCCGGTGCGCTCCACCAGCGGGTGGAAGGAGCCCGATGTGCTGCGCTTCCTCGGCGTGGCGGAGACCGCACAGGTCACGACGAATCTGCCGTCGCCCTACGACAAGTTCACCCTCAATCCCGGAGACGTGGTCACGACCTCGGCACAAGAGAACGTCGTCGTGACGTCGAGCAAGCCGGTGATGGTGGGGCAGCTCTTGATCAGCAACTACCGCATCGAAGGCCCCTACATCGGCGACCCGTCGCTCACCGTCTTTCCCCCTGTCGACCAGTACCGCACCGAGTACGTGATCCTGACTCCGCAGAACTGGACGAAGAACTACGTGGTGATGAGCGCGCCCCTCGGCGCGCAGATTTGGATCGATGGCAAGGTCTCGAGTTGCCCGAAGGATCCGGCGGGGACGATCGACACCACTAGCTACGAGTCTCACGTCTGCCCGCTCAACGCCGGAGTCCACAAGCTCACGGGCGACATGCCCTTTGGCATCGTGGCCTACGGCTACGGCAGCGCTGGCTCCTACGCCTTCGCGGGTGGCGCGGACGTGAAGCGCATCTATGAGCCGCCGCCCATTCGCTGA
- a CDS encoding NADH-quinone oxidoreductase subunit N, whose amino-acid sequence MPTALDFQPLALDLGVVALILSVFVGDLLLGAKSGKLLGLSAGLSLFVLFCASFQLNLDGRAFGGAYVGSAFSTYLKRLFLLSGGLAMLGSLEHVSRHYPHRQTEFHLMTLCSVLGMTLLPGARDLILLIVAFELMSIPLFVLAAYAKTDTTQGPLARAPEAALKLYLVSVASTALTLFGLSWVYGMAGTTAIDRLVAAPASPMLTAGTVLLLAGMAFKIGAVPFHFWVADTYQGANTPFVAFLAVAPKLAGFAALALVLQRGLDASAMLRPLLVLLAGASIVLGNLWAVTQTNVKRLLAFSGISHIGLFLLAFIPGDAPALTMLLFYGGAYVLTNVGAFLVVEAVEDDRGDCELSAFQGLVYRSPTLAFAMLVFLLSLAGIPFVIGFWGKLYIFLAAWKAGLHVLVVVGAVASVVGLFYYLQIARAMFMKTPDPGAGPVPQRLGLTFAIAVCLTGVVVLGLFPAPLLDQAERAAATFVLGPRRLAAF is encoded by the coding sequence ATGCCGACGGCCTTGGACTTCCAACCGCTGGCATTGGATCTCGGCGTGGTCGCCCTGATCTTGTCCGTCTTCGTGGGGGATTTGCTGTTGGGAGCGAAGAGCGGGAAGTTGCTCGGGCTCAGCGCAGGGCTGTCGTTGTTCGTGCTCTTTTGTGCCAGCTTTCAACTGAACCTCGACGGCCGCGCTTTCGGCGGCGCCTACGTCGGCTCGGCCTTCAGCACCTACTTGAAGCGCTTGTTCTTGCTCAGCGGGGGGCTGGCGATGCTGGGAAGCCTCGAACACGTTTCCCGCCACTACCCTCACCGCCAGACGGAGTTTCATCTCATGACGCTCTGCAGCGTTCTGGGCATGACCCTGCTGCCGGGCGCGCGGGACCTGATCCTGCTCATCGTCGCCTTCGAGTTGATGAGCATTCCGCTGTTCGTCCTGGCTGCCTATGCCAAGACGGACACCACGCAGGGGCCTCTCGCCCGAGCGCCGGAAGCCGCGCTGAAGCTCTACTTGGTGAGCGTTGCCAGCACGGCGCTGACCCTGTTCGGCCTGTCGTGGGTGTACGGTATGGCGGGAACGACGGCCATCGATCGACTCGTGGCCGCGCCGGCCTCCCCCATGCTCACGGCCGGGACTGTTTTGCTACTCGCCGGGATGGCCTTCAAGATTGGCGCGGTCCCATTTCACTTCTGGGTCGCCGATACCTACCAGGGCGCCAACACGCCCTTCGTTGCGTTCTTGGCCGTCGCGCCGAAGCTCGCAGGTTTCGCCGCGCTCGCGCTGGTGCTGCAGCGCGGCCTGGACGCCTCAGCGATGTTGCGACCACTGCTGGTGCTCCTCGCCGGCGCCAGCATCGTGCTCGGGAACCTGTGGGCCGTCACCCAAACCAACGTCAAACGATTGCTGGCGTTCTCCGGGATCAGTCACATCGGACTCTTCCTGCTCGCGTTCATTCCGGGAGACGCACCTGCCCTCACCATGCTGCTCTTTTACGGCGGTGCCTACGTGCTGACGAACGTCGGAGCATTCCTGGTCGTGGAGGCCGTCGAAGACGACCGCGGCGATTGCGAACTGAGCGCGTTTCAGGGATTGGTCTACCGCTCCCCCACCCTGGCCTTCGCCATGCTCGTCTTCCTGCTCTCGCTGGCAGGAATTCCTTTCGTCATCGGTTTCTGGGGCAAGCTCTACATCTTCCTGGCTGCATGGAAGGCCGGACTGCACGTGCTGGTCGTGGTGGGCGCCGTGGCGTCGGTGGTGGGGCTCTTCTACTACCTGCAGATCGCCCGGGCGATGTTCATGAAGACGCCGGATCCCGGTGCGGGGCCGGTGCCACAGCGGCTCGGCCTGACCTTCGCCATCGCGGTGTGCTTGACGGGCGTGGTCGTGCTTGGCTTGTTCCCCGCGCCGCTACTGGATCAAGCCGAGCGCGCCGCCGCAACCTTCGTGCTCGGCCCCCGTCGCCTGGCCGCGTTTTAG
- a CDS encoding glycosyltransferase family 1 protein: MVKKKSGIGNYTAALIRHMLPMADGMRFTLLRHPDADAPLCDHPSVRELAFRGETKSPATVFALGRAIDFSSYDLYHSPADLVPLGLPCPFVVTLHDLMWVERPELASAFLPVRLANGLWYRANFARSAWGARGIIAISEATKRAIGRVYPRQLHKVSVVHHGMDHERYDRDRAGPRSLLSRWLAPNERYSLIVGQGSPYKNHLGMVRAFVEATADEPLHKLVLVRRFSRVDREMNRLLAEPRVRQKTIVVPFVSDEELLALYAHARMLLFVSHYEGFGLPALEAMCVGTPVLASTAEAVVEITGAGAHHVAPANVADIARGIARLDKDEALRTELVAAGKARAQEFSWPRCAELTLRAYERALGSV, from the coding sequence GTGGTGAAGAAAAAAAGCGGCATCGGCAACTACACCGCCGCCTTGATCCGACACATGCTGCCCATGGCGGACGGTATGCGCTTCACGTTACTGCGCCATCCCGATGCCGACGCACCACTGTGTGATCACCCGTCGGTGCGAGAGCTCGCCTTCCGCGGCGAAACCAAGTCACCAGCGACCGTATTCGCGCTGGGTCGCGCCATCGACTTCAGTTCCTACGATCTCTATCACTCGCCGGCGGACTTGGTCCCGCTGGGACTCCCCTGCCCCTTCGTCGTCACGCTGCACGACTTGATGTGGGTCGAACGGCCCGAGCTTGCCAGCGCCTTCCTGCCCGTGCGCCTGGCCAACGGCCTGTGGTACCGCGCGAACTTCGCGCGTTCGGCGTGGGGCGCGCGCGGCATCATCGCCATTTCCGAAGCCACCAAACGAGCCATCGGGCGCGTCTATCCACGCCAGTTGCACAAGGTCAGCGTGGTTCATCACGGCATGGACCACGAGCGCTATGATCGTGACCGCGCCGGCCCGCGCAGCCTGCTGTCGCGCTGGCTGGCCCCGAACGAGCGCTACTCACTGATCGTGGGCCAAGGCTCGCCCTACAAGAATCACCTGGGCATGGTGCGCGCATTCGTCGAGGCGACGGCAGACGAGCCGCTTCACAAGCTGGTGCTGGTGCGGCGCTTCTCGCGGGTCGACCGCGAAATGAATCGTCTGCTCGCCGAGCCGCGCGTGCGGCAGAAGACCATCGTCGTCCCCTTCGTCTCCGACGAGGAACTGCTGGCTCTCTACGCCCACGCGCGCATGCTCCTGTTCGTCAGCCACTACGAGGGCTTTGGCCTTCCGGCGTTGGAGGCCATGTGCGTAGGCACGCCGGTGCTGGCCTCGACGGCGGAGGCGGTGGTGGAGATCACTGGCGCGGGCGCTCACCACGTGGCCCCCGCCAACGTCGCCGACATCGCCAGGGGAATCGCTCGCCTCGACAAGGACGAGGCTCTGCGCACCGAGCTGGTGGCGGCCGGGAAGGCGCGAGCGCAGGAGTTCTCCTGGCCCCGCTGCGCGGAGCTGACTCTGCGCGCGTACGAGCGGGCCCTGGGAAGCGTCTGA
- a CDS encoding sigma-54 dependent transcriptional regulator, whose product MSRAAVFIASSSAEVCAAVERAAGQVGLEFCNVGMDASASQVLGQARLCILDLAHPVAQQLAPMLRRRPEDADGDMLVVSHGWEGDQVRLHVLRYTPQQLVTTASNLIAWAGVDARRDPTGRLLGQSPAIELIREQVRSVARFHDVSVLILGASGTGKELVARAIHDLSVGPAMPFVAINCSAVSASLFESELFGHEAGSFTGASRMKRGLFEMAAEGTLFLDEIGDMPGDLQAKLLRTLETREFTRVGGTKPQTLSARVVSATHRGAYGDGATLRMDLHFRLAGFTMTLPRLAERREDIVPLARHFMLQFCKRHALPPLDIDLDAQQLLCEHDWPGNVRELRALIENVVITSQGSSLTSENVDAALSRPVPFRRSVPPSLGPPATETVPPTSAAPPGQSGTYRAVDGGSGTLREIERELIACAFQDASGNLSRAARTLGIPRSTLRDKLKRYGLL is encoded by the coding sequence ATGTCTCGCGCGGCCGTCTTCATTGCCTCGAGCAGCGCTGAAGTGTGCGCGGCCGTCGAGCGCGCTGCGGGCCAAGTCGGGCTGGAGTTCTGCAACGTCGGCATGGACGCCAGCGCCTCGCAAGTTCTGGGCCAGGCGCGGCTTTGCATTCTAGATCTTGCCCATCCAGTCGCACAGCAGCTCGCGCCCATGCTTCGGCGCCGGCCCGAGGACGCGGACGGCGACATGCTCGTCGTCAGCCACGGCTGGGAGGGCGACCAGGTTCGGCTACATGTGCTTCGCTACACGCCACAGCAACTCGTGACGACGGCCTCCAACCTAATCGCATGGGCCGGAGTCGATGCGCGGAGGGATCCCACGGGCCGCCTCCTGGGGCAATCCCCTGCCATCGAACTCATCCGCGAGCAGGTGCGCAGCGTGGCGCGATTTCACGACGTCTCGGTGCTGATTCTGGGCGCAAGCGGTACTGGCAAGGAGCTGGTCGCGCGCGCCATCCATGACTTGTCGGTCGGTCCGGCGATGCCCTTCGTCGCCATCAACTGCTCCGCGGTGTCAGCGAGCCTGTTCGAGAGCGAGTTGTTCGGCCACGAAGCCGGGTCATTCACCGGCGCAAGTCGCATGAAGCGCGGGTTGTTCGAAATGGCGGCGGAAGGCACGCTGTTTCTGGACGAGATCGGCGACATGCCGGGGGACTTGCAGGCGAAGTTGCTGCGCACCCTCGAAACCCGCGAGTTTACCCGGGTGGGTGGCACCAAGCCGCAAACCTTGAGCGCGCGGGTGGTGAGCGCAACGCACCGCGGCGCGTACGGCGACGGAGCTACGCTGCGCATGGACCTGCACTTTCGTCTCGCCGGATTTACCATGACGCTGCCGCGACTCGCCGAGCGCAGAGAGGACATCGTGCCTCTGGCCCGCCACTTCATGCTGCAGTTTTGCAAGCGTCACGCGTTGCCCCCGCTGGACATCGACCTGGACGCGCAACAACTGCTTTGCGAGCATGATTGGCCAGGCAATGTGCGGGAATTGCGCGCGTTGATCGAAAACGTGGTGATCACGTCCCAAGGCAGCAGCCTGACGAGCGAGAATGTCGACGCGGCACTCAGCCGTCCAGTACCGTTTCGGCGTTCCGTGCCGCCTAGTTTGGGTCCGCCTGCAACTGAAACTGTTCCGCCGACGAGCGCTGCGCCGCCAGGACAATCCGGAACCTATCGCGCGGTGGACGGCGGGAGCGGAACGCTGCGCGAGATCGAGCGCGAGCTCATCGCCTGCGCTTTTCAGGATGCGAGTGGCAACTTGAGTCGAGCTGCACGTACCCTCGGGATCCCGCGGTCGACGCTGCGTGACAAGTTGAAGCGCTACGGTCTGCTCTGA
- a CDS encoding NADH-quinone oxidoreductase subunit J yields the protein MALIAFGIVAACLLASALLVATSKNLVHAVLWLAVTLVATAALYVMLGAEFLAGIQVLLYAGGVITLMLFGVMLTRREQRIMVENETSRRRRPLAAFTSLGLFALLALAIIQTPQLPQAPASRVTTTAELGRSILGEHLLAFEVLSVLLLAAMIGAIVLARRHDHGAEPQSPVRRRTA from the coding sequence ATGGCACTCATTGCATTCGGCATCGTTGCGGCTTGCTTGCTGGCCTCCGCGCTCCTGGTCGCCACCAGCAAGAACCTGGTGCACGCCGTGCTCTGGCTCGCCGTGACTCTGGTCGCTACCGCTGCGCTCTACGTGATGCTGGGCGCAGAGTTCCTCGCCGGCATTCAGGTGTTGCTCTACGCCGGCGGCGTCATCACGCTCATGCTCTTCGGCGTGATGCTGACTCGTCGCGAGCAGCGCATCATGGTCGAGAACGAAACGAGTCGGCGTCGCCGCCCGCTCGCGGCTTTCACCAGCCTGGGCCTGTTCGCCCTGCTGGCACTCGCCATCATCCAGACGCCGCAGTTGCCCCAAGCGCCCGCCTCGCGCGTCACCACCACGGCAGAACTGGGCCGATCCATCCTGGGTGAACACCTGCTCGCCTTCGAGGTGCTCAGCGTGCTGCTCTTGGCCGCGATGATCGGCGCGATCGTACTGGCGCGCCGCCACGACCACGGTGCGGAACCTCAGAGTCCCGTGCGTCGGAGGACGGCATGA
- the nuoL gene encoding NADH-quinone oxidoreductase subunit L, translated as MALSSPVTLALATLALPLAAALLLALVAPLRRTGRPAGWLSVAAALLALVAAITLLSQQLAEPDRVILELARWLPVEGRSAAQVGLRIDGISSLMLVVVTGVAFLVQLFSLEYMAEEPPAAFGRYFAFHSLFIVAMNLLVLAPNVLQLFMGWELVGLTSYLLIGFYWSKPSAARAAVKAFWVTKFADMGLVVALIVLYRESSGFAWDAALSAGAASLVTAMLFMAVMGKSAQFPLHIWLPDAMEGPTPVSALLHAATMVAAGVYLVVRTYPLFDAAPDTRAFMTYLGAFTALFAASIAVVQTDIKKVLAYSTCSQLGYMVAALGAGSAFAGFFHLTTHACFKALLFLGAGAIIHAVHSNELSDMGGLFSKMRLTAIAFIVGALALAGVPGLAGFFSKDLILEVLYERGAYAPLAALLAAALLTAFYMGRVVFLAFFGKASRAASHAHDGRAPMSLPLVILAGLSVVVGLFGAPLAGLSGATYHFHVGSVGLLGTGLGLAGLGLAYLVYGRRTLSEASFAFLAPLGKLARSGAVDRAYELGFRRVMLSVAAAIGWFDRYVVDGVMNFLGWAALVGSRGARRMQSGNVSDYVYAVVAGAVLLLAWGMFG; from the coding sequence ATGGCGCTATCGAGTCCCGTAACCCTAGCTCTCGCGACCCTCGCACTGCCCTTGGCAGCGGCGCTGCTGCTCGCCTTGGTGGCACCCCTGCGGCGGACGGGTCGGCCTGCAGGTTGGCTGTCGGTCGCAGCGGCTCTGCTCGCACTCGTCGCCGCCATTACCTTGCTGAGCCAACAGCTGGCGGAGCCCGATCGCGTGATCCTCGAGCTCGCCCGTTGGCTTCCCGTCGAAGGGCGAAGTGCAGCTCAGGTGGGCCTTCGCATCGACGGCATCAGCTCCCTGATGCTCGTCGTCGTCACCGGTGTGGCGTTCTTGGTCCAGCTGTTCTCCCTCGAGTACATGGCTGAGGAGCCACCGGCCGCCTTCGGTCGCTACTTCGCATTCCACTCGCTGTTCATCGTGGCGATGAACCTGCTGGTGCTGGCTCCAAACGTGCTTCAGCTGTTCATGGGCTGGGAGCTCGTGGGGCTGACGAGCTATCTGCTGATCGGCTTCTACTGGAGCAAGCCCAGCGCCGCCCGTGCCGCCGTCAAGGCTTTTTGGGTCACCAAGTTCGCTGACATGGGCCTGGTTGTCGCACTGATCGTGCTCTACCGCGAGAGCTCGGGGTTCGCTTGGGACGCCGCCTTGTCCGCAGGGGCCGCCAGCCTCGTTACCGCGATGCTGTTCATGGCCGTCATGGGCAAGAGCGCGCAGTTCCCTCTGCACATCTGGCTGCCCGACGCCATGGAGGGCCCCACGCCCGTCAGCGCGTTGCTGCACGCGGCGACCATGGTTGCCGCGGGGGTGTACCTGGTCGTGCGCACCTATCCGCTCTTCGATGCCGCCCCGGATACGCGTGCCTTCATGACCTATCTGGGCGCCTTCACGGCGCTGTTCGCCGCAAGCATCGCGGTGGTGCAGACGGACATCAAGAAGGTGCTCGCCTACTCCACCTGCTCTCAGCTCGGCTACATGGTGGCTGCGTTGGGCGCGGGCTCTGCCTTCGCCGGGTTCTTCCACTTGACGACCCACGCCTGCTTCAAAGCGCTGCTGTTCCTCGGGGCAGGCGCGATCATCCACGCCGTGCATTCCAACGAGCTATCCGACATGGGCGGACTGTTCAGCAAGATGCGGCTGACGGCGATCGCCTTCATCGTGGGTGCCTTGGCCTTGGCCGGCGTTCCGGGGCTGGCCGGATTCTTCTCCAAAGACCTGATCCTGGAAGTCCTGTACGAACGCGGAGCCTACGCGCCCCTGGCGGCCTTGCTCGCGGCGGCGCTGCTCACGGCGTTCTACATGGGGCGCGTCGTCTTCCTGGCGTTCTTCGGCAAAGCAAGTCGTGCCGCATCCCACGCTCACGATGGGCGCGCGCCGATGAGCTTGCCCCTGGTGATCCTCGCCGGTCTCTCCGTCGTCGTCGGGCTCTTTGGCGCACCCTTGGCAGGGCTTTCCGGCGCGACGTACCACTTTCACGTGGGCAGCGTCGGCTTGCTCGGCACGGGACTGGGCCTGGCGGGCCTCGGCCTCGCCTATCTGGTCTACGGCCGACGCACGCTGAGCGAAGCGAGCTTCGCGTTCCTCGCGCCCCTAGGCAAACTGGCCCGCTCGGGTGCCGTGGATCGCGCGTACGAGCTCGGGTTTCGCCGCGTCATGCTCTCCGTCGCTGCCGCCATTGGCTGGTTCGATCGCTACGTGGTCGACGGCGTCATGAACTTCTTGGGCTGGGCGGCCTTGGTCGGCAGTCGCGGGGCGCGGCGCATGCAGTCGGGCAACGTCAGTGACTACGTGTACGCCGTCGTGGCGGGCGCCGTCCTGCTCTTGGCGTGGGGGATGTTCGGATGA
- a CDS encoding NADH-quinone oxidoreductase subunit M: MMSLPLLSIAVAAPALAGALLLLVPSRARLLVRAVALAAALVSLSASVAVALGYDRALGGFQFEEKYPLVPKLGITLRLAADGWSVSLLLLTGIIIFAGVLATWTLDNREKEFFIYLLLLVAGVFGVFVAQDLFVFFLFYEIAVLPMYLLIGIWGSSHAVTEAGPFRFVWKLLDIGGREYAAMKLTLMLLVGSAFILVAMFALYVAGGEKSFDLQYLASVKFDSRLQLWAFPALWLGFGSLAGVFPFHTWSPDGHASAPTAVSMLHAGVLMKLGAFGVMRVGMVLLPEGAREWAPWVGGVAVINVVYGAMSAMSQKDLKYIVAYSSVSHMGIVMLGAATLTPMGFNGAVYQMFAHGIMTGLFFALVGLVYERAHTRHIPKMGGFAKAMPGTAAFFTLACLSSLGLPGTAGFVAELLVFVGAFQSLHWWWALPAILGAFITAVYVLRAVKTIFWGPGPSQDFDHLTDARRTEWGALWILGTALIVFGVWPSLVLSFIDRSTPAYLAAILGGQP; this comes from the coding sequence ATGATGAGCTTGCCCCTACTCAGCATCGCCGTTGCGGCTCCTGCCCTGGCCGGGGCGCTACTGCTGCTCGTGCCGAGTCGCGCGCGGCTGCTGGTGAGAGCCGTCGCGCTCGCGGCCGCTCTCGTTTCTCTATCGGCGAGCGTGGCCGTGGCGCTGGGGTACGACCGCGCCCTCGGCGGTTTTCAGTTCGAGGAGAAGTACCCGCTCGTGCCGAAGCTCGGCATCACGCTTCGGCTCGCGGCGGACGGTTGGAGCGTGTCGCTGCTGCTCCTGACAGGAATCATCATCTTTGCCGGTGTCCTCGCGACTTGGACACTCGACAACCGCGAGAAAGAGTTCTTCATCTACTTGCTGCTGCTGGTAGCGGGCGTGTTTGGCGTCTTCGTCGCCCAGGACCTGTTCGTCTTCTTTCTGTTCTACGAGATCGCCGTGCTGCCGATGTACCTGCTGATCGGCATTTGGGGGTCCAGTCACGCCGTCACCGAGGCCGGCCCCTTCCGCTTCGTGTGGAAGCTGCTCGACATCGGCGGACGCGAGTACGCCGCGATGAAGCTGACGCTGATGTTGCTCGTGGGCTCGGCGTTCATCCTCGTGGCGATGTTCGCTCTCTACGTGGCGGGGGGTGAGAAGAGCTTCGATCTGCAATACCTGGCGAGCGTCAAGTTCGACTCCCGCCTGCAGCTATGGGCGTTCCCGGCGCTGTGGTTGGGCTTCGGGTCCCTTGCCGGGGTCTTCCCCTTTCATACCTGGTCACCGGACGGTCACGCCTCGGCGCCGACCGCGGTCAGCATGTTGCACGCCGGCGTGCTGATGAAGCTCGGCGCTTTCGGTGTGATGCGGGTCGGCATGGTGCTTTTGCCTGAAGGCGCGCGAGAGTGGGCACCCTGGGTCGGCGGCGTCGCCGTGATCAACGTGGTCTACGGCGCGATGTCGGCGATGAGCCAAAAGGACCTCAAGTACATCGTTGCGTACTCTTCGGTCAGCCACATGGGCATCGTCATGCTCGGTGCCGCCACCCTCACGCCGATGGGCTTCAACGGCGCCGTCTATCAGATGTTCGCGCACGGCATCATGACGGGGCTGTTCTTCGCCCTCGTGGGCCTGGTCTACGAGCGCGCGCACACGCGCCACATCCCCAAGATGGGCGGATTCGCCAAAGCGATGCCGGGTACCGCCGCCTTCTTCACCTTGGCCTGCCTCTCGTCTCTCGGCTTGCCCGGCACGGCTGGCTTCGTGGCGGAGCTGCTGGTGTTCGTGGGGGCGTTCCAAAGCCTGCACTGGTGGTGGGCACTGCCCGCGATTCTAGGGGCCTTCATCACGGCCGTGTACGTACTGCGCGCGGTGAAGACCATCTTTTGGGGGCCAGGTCCGAGTCAGGACTTCGACCACCTCACGGACGCGAGGCGCACGGAATGGGGAGCGCTTTGGATCCTCGGCACGGCACTCATCGTGTTCGGGGTCTGGCCCAGCCTGGTGCTGTCGTTCATCGATCGCTCCACGCCCGCCTACCTGGCCGCGATCCTGGGAGGACAGCCGTGA
- the nuoK gene encoding NADH-quinone oxidoreductase subunit NuoK has protein sequence MTPLSYLLLLAAALFCLGVFAVLTRQNAIGLLLGVELMANAVNLNLVGFSRYLGGHSGQVFAVFAIALTVAEVVVGLALVILLYRTQQDVRVDRANTLSH, from the coding sequence ATGACGCCCCTTTCCTATCTGCTGTTGCTCGCTGCTGCACTGTTCTGTCTGGGCGTATTCGCGGTGCTCACGCGACAGAACGCGATTGGCCTATTGCTCGGTGTCGAGTTGATGGCCAACGCCGTCAACCTGAACCTCGTCGGCTTCTCTCGCTACCTTGGCGGGCACTCGGGCCAGGTTTTCGCCGTGTTCGCCATCGCGCTGACCGTGGCCGAAGTCGTGGTCGGGCTGGCCCTCGTGATCTTGCTCTATCGCACGCAACAAGACGTGCGCGTGGACCGCGCCAATACCCTCTCCCACTAA
- a CDS encoding response regulator yields MRTLLIVEDDPPTARGMARHFTQIGYEVSVAPTCATALATAGTYDVGVFDLLLPDGDGVDVADALLKRGVVSTAVFYSGTTDERLFVGRGTHFVSKTDGLSALAEVVEREAGRLDRVVAQQRVR; encoded by the coding sequence ATGCGGACGCTTCTGATTGTCGAAGACGACCCGCCGACGGCGCGGGGGATGGCCCGCCACTTCACACAGATCGGCTACGAAGTGAGTGTGGCACCCACCTGCGCGACTGCCCTCGCGACGGCGGGCACCTACGACGTGGGAGTGTTCGACTTGCTGCTCCCGGATGGCGACGGCGTGGACGTCGCGGATGCGCTGCTCAAAAGAGGAGTGGTCAGCACCGCCGTGTTCTACTCGGGCACGACCGATGAACGCTTGTTCGTGGGGCGCGGGACGCACTTCGTCAGCAAGACGGACGGTCTGTCGGCCCTGGCGGAGGTCGTCGAGCGCGAAGCTGGAAGGCTCGATCGGGTCGTCGCGCAACAGCGAGTGCGCTAG